In the Desulfobaccales bacterium genome, one interval contains:
- a CDS encoding C1 family peptidase encodes MYQMYRPVVISETGERLGTGWLPPIPDLRDYTEANPAVADLAKKLKVPKGTKELKALPPAVDLRAWCSPIENQQSLGSCTAHAAVGIVEYFQRRAFGKHLEGSRLFVYKATRNLMQVTGDTGAWLRNTMAALVLCGVPEERYWPYTDKDPDFDKEPPSFVYAIADNYETLTYFCHDPQGANLPGSEVLASVKKYLAAGIPSMFGFWGFPSFESTDVKGGIPFPCPGEKAEWGHAIVAVGYDDAKKIKNTKCNKTTTGALLIRNSWGTSWGDKGYGWLPYDYVLNKLALDFWSLLTMGWVDSGQFGL; translated from the coding sequence ATGTATCAGATGTACAGGCCTGTGGTCATTTCCGAAACCGGCGAACGCCTGGGCACCGGCTGGCTGCCGCCCATCCCCGATTTGCGGGATTACACCGAAGCCAATCCCGCCGTGGCCGACCTGGCCAAAAAACTCAAAGTCCCCAAAGGCACCAAGGAGCTGAAGGCCCTGCCGCCGGCGGTGGACCTGAGGGCCTGGTGCTCCCCCATCGAAAACCAGCAAAGCCTGGGGTCCTGTACCGCCCATGCGGCGGTGGGCATCGTGGAGTATTTCCAGCGCCGGGCCTTCGGCAAGCACCTGGAGGGCTCCCGCCTCTTTGTGTACAAGGCCACCCGCAACCTCATGCAGGTGACGGGGGATACCGGCGCCTGGCTCAGGAACACCATGGCGGCCCTGGTGCTGTGCGGCGTCCCCGAAGAGCGTTACTGGCCCTACACCGACAAGGACCCGGACTTCGACAAGGAACCCCCCAGTTTTGTCTATGCCATCGCCGACAACTACGAGACCCTGACCTATTTCTGCCATGACCCCCAGGGGGCCAACCTCCCGGGAAGCGAGGTGCTGGCCAGCGTCAAGAAATACCTGGCCGCGGGCATCCCCTCCATGTTCGGTTTCTGGGGCTTTCCCTCCTTTGAGAGCACGGATGTGAAAGGCGGTATTCCCTTCCCCTGCCCGGGGGAAAAGGCGGAGTGGGGCCACGCCATCGTGGCGGTGGGCTATGACGACGCCAAGAAGATCAAAAACACCAAATGCAACAAGACCACCACCGGCGCCCTGCTCATTCGCAACTCCTGGGGCACCTCCTGGGGGGACAAGGGCTACGGCTGGCTCCCGTACGACTACGTGCTGAACAAGCTGGCCCTGGATTTCTGGTCCCTGCTCACCATGGGCTGGGTGGACAGCGGCCAGTTCGGGCTATAA
- a CDS encoding SAM-dependent chlorinase/fluorinase: MSEPRRPRPIITLLTDFGTRDHYVASLKGVILGLNPEVTLVDLSHEVPPQDIVAGAFVLAEAAPYFPPNTIHLAVVDPGVGTHRRGLAARCRGQFWVGPDNGLFHFVFAGTNPVAASWDSFPPECTIVSLETPAFFRPQISTTFHGRDVFAPVAAHLSLGVELGQLGPLLHTPVPLPLPEASFTPEVAQGQVIYIDRFGNLITNLPGEALLTWLGGASSFRLHLAGVVLRRLSPTYAEVGPGEPLALLGSHGYLEIAVNRGNAARLLKAAVGQPVVIYLDHPAEAPGSRPVADE, from the coding sequence ATGTCTGAGCCCCGCAGGCCAAGACCCATCATCACCCTGCTCACCGACTTCGGCACCCGGGATCACTATGTGGCCAGCCTCAAGGGCGTCATCTTGGGGCTCAACCCCGAGGTCACCCTGGTGGACCTGAGCCACGAGGTGCCCCCCCAGGACATCGTCGCCGGCGCCTTTGTGCTGGCCGAGGCGGCCCCTTATTTCCCCCCAAACACTATTCACCTGGCGGTGGTGGACCCCGGGGTGGGCACCCACCGCCGGGGCTTGGCGGCCCGCTGCCGGGGGCAGTTCTGGGTAGGGCCGGACAACGGCCTCTTCCATTTCGTCTTCGCCGGCACCAACCCCGTCGCCGCCTCCTGGGACAGTTTTCCCCCGGAGTGCACCATTGTCTCCCTGGAGACCCCGGCCTTTTTCCGCCCGCAGATCTCCACCACCTTTCACGGCCGGGACGTCTTTGCGCCGGTGGCGGCCCACCTCTCTTTAGGGGTGGAATTGGGACAACTGGGGCCGCTCCTGCACACCCCCGTGCCCCTGCCCCTGCCCGAGGCCAGCTTTACCCCCGAGGTGGCCCAGGGCCAGGTGATTTACATCGACCGCTTCGGCAACCTCATCACCAACCTGCCTGGGGAGGCCCTCCTCACCTGGCTGGGGGGCGCCTCCTCCTTCCGGCTGCACCTGGCCGGGGTGGTGCTGCGCCGCCTCAGCCCCACCTACGCCGAGGTGGGCCCCGGAGAGCCTCTGGCCCTCCTGGGCAGCCACGGTTACCTGGAAATCGCCGTCAACCGGGGCAACGCCGCCCGGCTGCTCAAGGCCGCGGTGGGCCAGCCGGTGGTCATTTACCTGGACCACCCGGCGGAGGCGCCCGGCTCCCGCCCGGTTGCCGACGAGTAA